A genomic stretch from Canis lupus familiaris isolate Mischka breed German Shepherd chromosome 15, alternate assembly UU_Cfam_GSD_1.0, whole genome shotgun sequence includes:
- the GJB3 gene encoding gap junction beta-3 protein, producing the protein MDWKTLQALLSGVNKYSTAFGRIWLSVVFVFRVLVYVVAAERVWGDEQKDFDCNTKQPGCTNVCYDDFFPISNIRLWALQLIFVTCPSLLVMLHVAYREERERRHRLKHGDQCARLYADAGKKHGGLWWTYLLSLVFKLAIELLFLYVLHTLWRGFAMPRLVQCANVAPCPNVVDCYIARPTEKKVFTYFMVGASAVCIVLTICEICYLIFHRLLRRVTRNRSPKSRGPPSSTSRASTCRCHHKLVDAGELGCDGGDDEGHASAPHMTPI; encoded by the coding sequence ATGGACTGGAAGACGCTGCAGGCCCTGCTGAGCGGCGTGAACAAGTACTCCACGGCCTTCGGGCGCATCTGGCTGTCGGTGGTGTTCGTCTTCCGGGTCCTGGTGTACGTGGTGGCCGCCGAGCGCGTGTGGGGTGACGAGCAGAAGGACTTCGACTGCAACACCAAGCAGCCCGGCTGCACCAACGTCTGCTACGACGACTTCTTCCCCATCTCCAACATCCGGCTCTGGGCGCTGCAGCTCATCTTCGTCACCTGCCCGTCGCTGCTAGTCATGCTGCATGTGGCCTACCGCGAGGAGCGCGAGCGCCGCCACCGGCTCAAGCACGGGGACCAGTGCGCCCGGCTGTACGCCGACGCGGGCAAGAAGCACGGCGGCCTGTGGTGGACCTACCTGCTCAGCCTCGTCTTCAAGCTCGCCATCGAGCTCCTCTTTCTGTACGTGCTGCACACGCTGTGGCGCGGCTTTGCCATGCCGCGCCTGGTGCAGTGCGCCAACGTGGCCCCCTGCCCCAACGTGGTGGACTGCTACATCGCGCGGCCCACCGAGAAGAAGGTCTTCACCTACTTCATGGTGGGCGCCTCCGCCGTCTGCATCGTGCTCACCATCTGCGAGATCTGCTATCTCATCTTCCACAGGCTCCTGCGCCGCGTAACCAGGAACAGGTCCCCCAAGAGCCGCGGCCCCCCATCCTCCACCAGCCGGGCCTCCACCTGCCGCTGCCACCACAAGCTGGTGGACGCTGGAGAGCTGGGCTGCGACGGCGGTGACGACGAGGGGCACGCATCAGCGCCCCACATGACCCCCATATGA